The nucleotide sequence TCACCACAGCGTCGGCTGCGTGAGTCCGTCGAATCGAAAATTGTCAATCCCCCAGTTAGTGGATCTATTCCAGGGATGACCATTGGTGTTTTGATTAAAACCAATCATTTGAGGATTGCTGAATATATACGTATAATTCATTGCTTTGACATGACCGTCGACAAATAGCGCATTAGCTTTGTTCCCAACATGTCGGGGAGCTATAACATTGGTATTGTAATAGATGTCAGCACGGCCGTGGGCATCCATGGTAAAAATGACTTCGGAGGGGCTTACTGCACCCAAGCCACTGAGCGACGACACTTCCCTAAGGTAGCGATTCATGGGAAAACTGGCCTCCCAAATCATGCTAGTGATCCAAAAATCTCTGTTTTGCGAGGGACAGAACCATAGGTCCATGTTTCGGACATAATTATAATCATAAATACCTTTATAGCCTTTGGTTCCTCCAGGTCCTGTTAATAGCGTCGGCAGAGGCCCGTTTGGGCCGCCAGAACGATAATAATTATTGCCGTTATATCCCATACCACTTGGCAAGAATCGATTGTCATTATCATCAAGATACATGAAGTTAGCCATACCGATTTGTTTTTGCTGACTGACGCATACCGCTTTTCTTGCTTCGCCTCTTGATTTAGAAAGCATGGGAGCCAAAAATGAAGCAAGGATACCAATAATCGCAATGACTACCAGTAATTCTATGAGGCTAAAGTGATTTGTTTTTGTACAATTATTTTTCATTTAAGGTCCTTAGGTTCTATTATATTTTATAATAGAAGTCAGTTTAAATCAAGATCTTAACACTAAATCAGAAAAAAATTAAATTTTCTGTTTAAAGTTTACTTATTTTACTTAGTATAGTATTGATTAGAGTGCTGATTTAATAGATCATTAAAGTACGAGAAGCAATTGGGAAATTGCGATGGCACACAGAAAACATAGGAATCAAATGGATAATTGGAATACAAGAGAGTCTTTACTTCTACGAGCATCGGATCCAGATAATCACGAAGCCTTTGAAGAGTTCGTTTATTATTACAAAAATTTTATCAGCATGGTTTTTTCTAAGCTGGGTGTGCAACAAAGTCAAATTGATGACCTCCGGCAGGATCTTTTAATTAAACTTTGGAAAGACATCGGCAAGTTTGATTCGACTCGGGAGAATTCGAATTTTCGCGGTTGGCTGAGTGTGGTTATGAGGCATGAAGTTTATCGTTTTTTTCGAAAAAATAAGAGTGATAAGAAGGAACTCAGTGATACAGATTTGGACTTATCGCAAGAAAGTGAAATTGATCAAATGATTGAAAAAGAATGGAAGGCTTATGTTACTTCTTTGGCGGTAGAAAAAATCAAAGCTCATTTTGATGGCAATGCCCTGAAAGTCTTTTATCTCACTTTAGAGGGCAAGAATGCTGCCGCTATTGCTGTTGAGTTAGAGATGTCCGAAAACTCTGTCTATGTACTTCGTTCAAGGGTAAAAGCTCGTTTTCAAGGTGAGATCCGCCAATTAAGGTCACTACTAGAGAATCATCAGTGACTCAGGAAACCGATAAATTTATTGCCATTCCCAAAAACCTTGATTATCGAGCGACGGATTTTTATGATTTAGAGGAAGATGAGCGAGATACGCAATGTACTCAGCTCTATGAAGAATTTGCTGATGTTAATAAGCGCTATACGGAAGTGGCTGAAATTGCTTCTGGGGGGATGAAAATCATTTCTCGAGCCTATGATCAAAAGACCGGGCGTTATGTGGCTATGGCGTCGGTTAAAGAAAATTTAGGAAAAGAACCCTACGGTCCTTTTCTTGCAGAAGCACGGCTGACGGCGGCACTGCATCATCCCAATATTATCAAAGTTCATGATATAGATTACAGAGATGA is from Lentisphaera profundi and encodes:
- a CDS encoding prepilin-type N-terminal cleavage/methylation domain-containing protein — encoded protein: MKNNCTKTNHFSLIELLVVIAIIGILASFLAPMLSKSRGEARKAVCVSQQKQIGMANFMYLDDNDNRFLPSGMGYNGNNYYRSGGPNGPLPTLLTGPGGTKGYKGIYDYNYVRNMDLWFCPSQNRDFWITSMIWEASFPMNRYLREVSSLSGLGAVSPSEVIFTMDAHGRADIYYNTNVIAPRHVGNKANALFVDGHVKAMNYTYIFSNPQMIGFNQNTNGHPWNRSTNWGIDNFRFDGLTQPTLW
- a CDS encoding RNA polymerase sigma factor, whose amino-acid sequence is MDNWNTRESLLLRASDPDNHEAFEEFVYYYKNFISMVFSKLGVQQSQIDDLRQDLLIKLWKDIGKFDSTRENSNFRGWLSVVMRHEVYRFFRKNKSDKKELSDTDLDLSQESEIDQMIEKEWKAYVTSLAVEKIKAHFDGNALKVFYLTLEGKNAAAIAVELEMSENSVYVLRSRVKARFQGEIRQLRSLLENHQ